The Mycobacterium seoulense genome has a window encoding:
- a CDS encoding response regulator transcription factor produces the protein MATVRVLVVEDEPKMADLLRRGLIEDGYAVDIAADGPSGYQAAMAYDYDAVVLDVMLPGMSGFDICRKWRNRQKWVPVLMLTARGAVTDRVAGLDGGADDYLTKPFHLDELFARLRSLIRRGPTPRPTVLTAGSLRADPASHRCWRGEVEISLTTKEFGLLQLLLRRPGAVLSRDLLMEHCWDFAYESRSNVIDVHIRALRDKIDRPFGLRSIETVRGIGYRMRTDGGVPEKTGR, from the coding sequence GTGGCAACGGTGCGAGTGCTGGTGGTCGAAGACGAGCCCAAGATGGCCGACCTGCTGCGCCGCGGTCTGATCGAAGACGGCTACGCCGTCGACATCGCCGCCGACGGCCCCAGCGGCTACCAGGCCGCGATGGCCTATGACTACGACGCGGTGGTGCTGGATGTGATGCTGCCAGGCATGTCCGGCTTCGATATCTGCCGGAAATGGCGCAATCGGCAGAAGTGGGTACCGGTGCTGATGCTCACCGCCCGCGGGGCGGTCACAGACCGGGTCGCCGGTCTTGACGGCGGCGCCGACGACTACCTCACCAAACCGTTTCACCTCGACGAACTCTTTGCCCGGCTGCGATCACTCATCCGCCGCGGGCCCACGCCACGACCAACGGTATTGACCGCCGGATCGCTGCGTGCCGACCCCGCCAGCCACCGATGCTGGCGCGGCGAAGTTGAGATTTCCTTGACCACCAAGGAATTCGGATTACTGCAGCTGCTGCTGCGTCGGCCCGGCGCGGTACTTAGCCGAGACCTGTTGATGGAGCACTGCTGGGACTTCGCCTACGAATCACGTTCCAATGTCATCGACGTCCACATCCGCGCGCTACGCGACAAGATTGACCGGCCGTTCGGGCTGCGCTCCATCGAAACCGTCCGCGGGATCGGCTACCGAATGCGCACCGACGGCGGTGTGCCCGAGAAAACGGGCAGATGA
- a CDS encoding 2-thiouracil desulfurase family protein, with protein MRRRRTPSQAQLLLDQLRDERGRRIVLVSHCLLNENTRYAGGATRPGAVSESVEELISEGYGIHQLPCPERLAWGGTLKPHSLHLYHSKGGLLYPLRGPLLRGFVAWTRLVYRRLARRVARDVADYERSGITVAGMVGIGASPSCGVTTTLDMRASLEVVASCPAAALTRDVMNERAVLGCRRKGEGLFIAALDRQLRRRGVEVPALEHDLAAELRGSQQTLLAAGALRTVRALGNSKTPSHDIASH; from the coding sequence ATGCGCCGTAGACGGACACCGTCCCAAGCGCAGCTGCTGCTCGACCAGCTGCGCGATGAGCGCGGTCGGCGGATTGTCCTCGTGTCGCACTGTCTGCTGAACGAGAACACGCGTTACGCCGGCGGCGCCACCCGACCGGGTGCGGTGTCGGAGTCGGTCGAGGAGCTCATCAGCGAGGGTTACGGCATTCACCAGCTGCCGTGCCCGGAGCGGCTGGCCTGGGGCGGGACCCTCAAGCCGCACAGCCTGCACCTGTACCACTCCAAGGGCGGACTGCTGTACCCGCTGCGCGGTCCGTTGCTGCGCGGATTCGTCGCCTGGACCCGCCTGGTCTACCGGCGGCTGGCGCGGCGGGTCGCGCGCGACGTCGCCGACTACGAGCGGTCCGGGATCACCGTCGCGGGCATGGTCGGAATCGGCGCCTCGCCATCGTGTGGGGTCACCACGACCTTGGACATGCGGGCATCGCTCGAGGTGGTCGCATCCTGCCCGGCCGCCGCCCTCACCCGCGACGTCATGAACGAGCGCGCCGTGCTCGGGTGCCGCCGCAAGGGCGAGGGCCTGTTCATCGCCGCGCTGGACCGGCAGCTGCGCCGCCGAGGGGTGGAGGTTCCGGCGTTAGAGCACGACCTCGCGGCGGAGCTTCGCGGTTCCCAGCAGACCCTGCTTGCCGCGGGCGCGTTGCGGACGGTGAGGGCACTCGGGAATTCAAAGACCCCTTCCCACGACATCGCAAGCCACTGA
- a CDS encoding ferritin family protein — MYQAKWFQVVVCTAALLVTACSSHPAPPASSSPSPLADSTRSNALSAMHGEALAHAKYLAYATQAQQAGRAQAAQDFTNAAQTEHMDHFAREADLVGLGSDIAANLRDAINGETTETNSMYPGFAKQATADNDPAAASAFSEIGTDEAAHLKDFQAALNAVSNPGGGASVPAGATPAPAAITAGPARSSGATLANLRTAMQGEAFAYAKYMRYADQARRDGNPAVAQLFTNAANFELNEHFAMLATLAGLVATDTNANLQDAINGEQHEADVMYPDYARQADQAGNPQAANLFREIAGDEKIHQQTFQKALTAS; from the coding sequence ATGTATCAGGCGAAGTGGTTCCAGGTTGTGGTCTGCACTGCCGCGCTGCTGGTGACCGCATGCTCGAGTCACCCGGCGCCACCGGCATCGTCATCCCCCTCCCCCCTGGCCGATTCCACCCGATCAAATGCGTTGTCAGCCATGCACGGTGAGGCGCTCGCCCATGCGAAGTATCTGGCTTATGCGACTCAGGCGCAGCAGGCCGGGCGGGCGCAGGCCGCGCAGGACTTCACCAACGCCGCCCAGACCGAGCACATGGATCACTTTGCCCGCGAGGCCGATCTGGTCGGGCTGGGCAGCGACATCGCGGCCAACCTGCGCGACGCGATCAACGGCGAGACCACCGAGACCAACTCCATGTATCCGGGCTTCGCCAAGCAGGCCACCGCTGACAACGATCCGGCCGCGGCATCCGCCTTCAGCGAGATCGGCACCGACGAGGCAGCCCACCTCAAGGACTTCCAGGCCGCACTGAACGCGGTGAGCAACCCTGGCGGTGGCGCGTCGGTTCCGGCCGGCGCAACGCCGGCACCGGCGGCCATCACGGCCGGGCCCGCGCGGTCGTCCGGGGCCACGCTGGCGAACCTGCGGACAGCGATGCAGGGCGAGGCGTTCGCCTACGCGAAATACATGCGCTACGCCGATCAGGCACGACGAGACGGTAACCCGGCGGTGGCGCAACTCTTTACCAACGCCGCCAACTTTGAGTTGAACGAGCATTTCGCGATGCTGGCCACGTTGGCCGGGTTGGTGGCCACCGACACCAACGCAAACCTGCAAGACGCGATCAACGGTGAGCAGCACGAGGCCGATGTCATGTATCCCGACTATGCCCGCCAAGCCGATCAGGCGGGAAACCCTCAGGCCGCCAACCTGTTCCGGGAAATCGCCGGCGACGAGAAGATCCACCAGCAGA
- a CDS encoding ATP-binding protein, producing MIRRWPIRIRLTAAFTAATGLVLLVVATLTVAHTKESLDAAITESLSTQLANLRPIAADDDPLLAGGDPDTAQQIVAPGGHVLAATSNLGGQTALSPSQLGTAQRGKLVTDQPRLGNLQGPVRLAAGPAAGGRVVVAAQSLADRDAAVADLRNELAVSFPLLLLATAVGAYLLAAAALRPVERMRVRAAGISATDADARLPVPPARDEIRDLGTTFNELLQRLQVALERERQFVTDAGHELRTPLSLLTTELELALRRPRSNPELVAAMHSALHETTRLSRLARDLLAVADTGRRADPPTIDLGGSLAGIGERYRHSLGAQLEIDCPAGQHVRVQPDDLDRIVGNLIDNAAQHGAPPITVRAQATADGVEIHVGDHGPGFPPDFLPHAFNRFTRADNARTAGGTGLGLAIVDALTRRNHGTVTAENHAEGGAEITVRLSGAS from the coding sequence ATGATTCGACGCTGGCCGATTCGGATCAGGCTCACCGCCGCCTTCACCGCCGCGACGGGGCTGGTGCTGTTGGTCGTGGCGACCCTCACCGTTGCCCACACCAAAGAATCGCTCGACGCGGCGATCACCGAGTCCCTGTCCACTCAGCTGGCCAACCTCCGCCCGATCGCAGCGGATGACGATCCGTTGCTGGCCGGAGGCGATCCCGACACCGCACAGCAGATCGTCGCCCCCGGGGGCCACGTGCTCGCCGCGACCTCCAATCTGGGCGGGCAGACCGCGCTGTCACCCTCCCAGTTGGGGACCGCCCAGCGAGGGAAACTGGTAACCGATCAGCCGCGGCTCGGCAACCTGCAGGGACCGGTGCGGCTGGCCGCGGGCCCGGCGGCCGGTGGACGCGTCGTCGTCGCGGCCCAAAGCCTGGCCGACCGGGACGCCGCGGTCGCGGATCTGCGCAACGAGCTCGCCGTCAGTTTCCCGCTCCTTCTGTTGGCCACCGCCGTCGGCGCCTACCTGCTGGCAGCGGCCGCCCTTCGACCGGTCGAACGCATGCGCGTCCGTGCCGCAGGCATCAGCGCGACCGACGCGGACGCCCGACTGCCCGTCCCGCCGGCCCGTGATGAGATCCGAGACCTGGGAACGACTTTCAATGAGCTCCTGCAGCGGCTGCAGGTCGCCTTGGAGCGGGAACGTCAATTCGTCACCGATGCGGGCCACGAACTGCGCACCCCGCTGAGCCTGCTGACGACCGAACTCGAACTCGCACTACGGCGCCCACGAAGCAATCCCGAATTGGTCGCCGCAATGCACTCGGCCCTGCACGAAACCACTCGGCTGTCCCGATTGGCGCGCGACCTGCTCGCGGTCGCAGACACCGGCAGACGGGCCGACCCGCCGACCATTGACCTCGGTGGGAGCCTGGCCGGCATCGGCGAGCGATACCGCCACAGCCTAGGCGCCCAGCTTGAGATTGACTGCCCCGCAGGCCAACATGTCCGCGTCCAGCCAGACGACCTGGACCGGATCGTCGGCAACCTCATCGACAACGCCGCCCAGCACGGAGCCCCGCCGATCACCGTCCGCGCCCAGGCGACCGCCGACGGCGTCGAGATCCACGTCGGCGACCACGGTCCGGGATTTCCGCCCGATTTCCTCCCCCACGCTTTCAACCGATTCACCCGCGCAGACAACGCGCGGACCGCCGGCGGCACCGGCCTCGGATTGGCCATCGTCGACGCCCTCACGCGGCGCAACCATGGCACGGTCACCGCCGAGAATCACGCGGAAGGCGGTGCCGAGATCACCGTCAGGTTGTCGGGCGCGAGCTGA
- a CDS encoding PepSY domain-containing protein: MRARTKIGIGVASATVLAAIGVGVAAADDQEITGPPADQARAAAVQAIPGKAGKVEKETNEGAAYYGVVVTKPDGTQVEVHLDQGFHFVGTEAPDND, translated from the coding sequence ATGAGGGCCAGAACGAAAATCGGCATCGGCGTGGCCAGTGCCACCGTCCTAGCGGCCATTGGCGTCGGCGTCGCCGCCGCCGACGACCAGGAGATCACCGGGCCGCCCGCCGATCAGGCCCGCGCCGCGGCGGTGCAAGCCATTCCGGGCAAAGCCGGGAAGGTCGAAAAGGAAACCAACGAGGGCGCCGCGTATTACGGGGTAGTCGTCACCAAACCCGACGGCACTCAGGTCGAAGTTCACCTAGACCAGGGCTTCCACTTCGTAGGGACTGAAGCCCCGGATAATGACTGA
- a CDS encoding cation diffusion facilitator family transporter has product MSTPGGHDHDHHHGPGHDHAHGLRGIVTQLFVPHSHDAADSVDTALESSAIGIRAVKVSLFGLAATAAIQVVIAVISGSIALAADTIHNFSDALTAVPLWIAFSLGRRAANRRYTYGYGRAEDIAGLFVIGMIALSAIIAGYEAVLRLIHPVAVEHVGWVAAAGVIGFLGNEGVATYRIRVGRRIGSAALIADGLHARTDGFTSLAVLFGAIGVALGYPVADPVVGMIITVAIVAVLFRAVREIFRRLMDAVDPKLVDTAEACLAARPGVRSVRSIRMRWIGHQLHADAELDIDPGTSLEDAHRIAHDAEHELTHAVPRLNGALVHAYPAHHGEHGV; this is encoded by the coding sequence ATGAGCACCCCCGGCGGGCACGACCACGACCACCACCATGGGCCCGGCCACGACCATGCCCACGGACTTCGCGGCATCGTGACGCAACTGTTCGTGCCGCACAGCCACGACGCCGCCGACAGCGTCGACACCGCCCTGGAATCCAGCGCCATCGGCATCCGGGCGGTCAAGGTCAGCCTGTTCGGCCTGGCCGCCACCGCCGCCATACAGGTGGTGATCGCCGTCATCTCCGGGTCGATCGCGCTGGCCGCCGACACCATCCACAACTTTTCGGACGCGCTCACCGCGGTCCCGCTGTGGATCGCGTTCTCGCTGGGACGGCGCGCGGCAAACCGGCGATACACCTACGGCTATGGGCGCGCCGAAGACATCGCCGGTTTGTTCGTCATCGGCATGATCGCGCTGTCGGCGATCATCGCCGGCTACGAAGCCGTGCTGCGGCTCATCCACCCCGTCGCCGTCGAGCACGTCGGCTGGGTCGCCGCCGCCGGCGTGATCGGCTTCCTCGGCAACGAGGGCGTCGCAACCTACCGCATCCGGGTCGGCCGCCGAATCGGCTCGGCCGCCCTCATCGCCGACGGCCTACACGCCCGCACCGACGGATTCACCTCGCTGGCAGTGCTTTTCGGGGCGATCGGCGTTGCTCTGGGCTACCCGGTCGCTGACCCGGTCGTGGGCATGATCATCACGGTGGCGATTGTCGCGGTGCTCTTCCGCGCCGTGCGCGAGATCTTCCGCCGGCTGATGGACGCGGTGGACCCCAAGCTCGTCGACACCGCCGAAGCATGCCTTGCCGCCCGGCCCGGCGTCCGCAGCGTGCGAAGCATCCGGATGCGCTGGATCGGGCACCAACTGCACGCCGACGCCGAACTCGACATCGATCCCGGCACCAGCCTCGAGGACGCCCACCGTATCGCCCATGACGCCGAACACGAACTGACGCACGCCGTGCCAAGGCTCAACGGCGCGCTCGTCCACGCCTACCCCGCGCACCACGGCGAACACGGCGTTTAG